A genomic region of Danio aesculapii chromosome 21, fDanAes4.1, whole genome shotgun sequence contains the following coding sequences:
- the LOC130215184 gene encoding olfactory receptor 10A6-like — protein MENISSFHILTVTALNDWDWTSRILFFSFALPCYLLTIILNATLIMIIALEKTLREPMYIFLCNLCVNDLCGTTGFYPRALAYLLTERNVISHEECIVQGLVIVIYATGEFTSLSVMAVDRYLAICRPLHYHRIMSPFTVLSLVTFIWVFSCFVGLMAISLTLKYPICRHEINKLFCEHLSLLNLACKHDIFEAIVNGFIFIIMSFLFVFVLFSYLKIILACRKSKVSREKFYSTCIPHLISFLNTTCGLSDSLYTKFNINTLSHLVYTFLSIIILTVPPFVNPLIYGIKLGPIRAKILYIFQRPKIK, from the coding sequence ATGGAAAACATCTCCTCTTTCCACATTCTCACTGTCACAGCTCTGAATGACTGGGACTGGACCAGCAGgatcttatttttttcttttgcgcTTCCTTGTTACCTGTTGACAATTATTCTAAATGCTACCTTGATTATGATTATTGCACTTGAGAAAACTCTGCGTGAGCCCATGTACATTTTCTTGTGTAATCTGTGTGTCAATGATCTGTGTGGAACCACTGGGTTTTATCCCAGGGCCTTGGCATATTTACTCACAGAAAGAAATGTGATTTCTCATGAGGAATGTATTGTTCAAGGTCTTGTCATTGTCATCTATGCAACTGGAGAATTTACAAGTTTAAGTGTCATGGCTGTTGATAGGTACTTAGCCATTTGTCGACCATTACATTATCATAGAATTATGTCACCTTTCACTGTACTAAGCCTGGTGACTTTTATTTGGGTATTTTCTTGTTTTGTAGGTCTAATGGCAATCTCATTGACTCTGAAGTATCCTATTTGCAGACATGAAATTAACAAACTTTTCTGTGAACACCTTTCCTTGTTAAATCTTGCATGCAAACACGATATTTTTGAAGCAATTGTTAATGGGTTTATCTTTATCATCATGagtttcctttttgtttttgttctgttttcctatttaaagataATTCTTGCTTGTAGAAAATCTAAAGTAAGTCGAGAGAAGTTCTACAGCACATGTATACCACACTTGATCTCCTTTCTGAACACAACCTGTGGACTTTCTGATTCTCTATACACAAAATTCAATATAAATACACTGTCTCATTTAGTATATACCTTTTTGTCTATAATAATCCTGACTGTTCCCCCTTTTGTCAATCCTCTAATTTATGGTATAAAATTAGGTCCAATCAGAgcaaaaatattgtatattttccAAAGACCCAAGATTAAATAA